A genomic segment from Streptomyces sp. NBC_01233 encodes:
- a CDS encoding 2Fe-2S iron-sulfur cluster-binding protein: MAAPRHGAFHPLTVAAVDRLTDDSVALTLRVPAELREEYRHAPGQHLTLRRAAPEGGTEVRRTYSICSTAPVPDGPGPAELRVGVRLVEGGEFSTFAHKEIAAGDVLDVMVPAGRFVLEPAAAPASGHYAAIVGGSGITPVLSIAASLLAARPDARFCLVRSDRTAASTMFLEEVADLKDRYPARFQLVTVLSREEQESGLPSGRLDEERLAALLPALLPVAEVTGWFLCGPYGLVQGAERALSVLGVVRTRVHEEIFHVEEPTAPARTAASAAAPQGRVTARLDGRSGTWPVQDGESLLDAVLRNRADAPYACKGGVCGTCRAFLVSGEVRMDRNFALESEETEAGFVLACQSHPLTEEVEIDFDR, encoded by the coding sequence ATGGCCGCCCCCCGCCACGGCGCGTTCCACCCGCTGACGGTGGCGGCTGTCGACCGGCTCACCGACGACTCGGTGGCGCTGACCCTCCGGGTTCCCGCGGAACTGCGCGAGGAGTACCGGCACGCCCCCGGCCAGCACCTGACCCTGCGCCGCGCCGCCCCCGAGGGCGGCACCGAGGTCCGCCGCACCTACTCGATCTGCTCCACCGCCCCGGTGCCGGACGGCCCGGGCCCGGCGGAGCTGCGGGTCGGGGTGCGGCTGGTGGAGGGCGGGGAGTTCTCCACCTTCGCCCACAAGGAGATCGCGGCCGGGGACGTCCTCGACGTGATGGTCCCGGCCGGCCGGTTCGTGCTGGAGCCCGCCGCCGCCCCGGCCTCGGGGCACTATGCGGCGATCGTCGGCGGCAGCGGCATCACGCCCGTGCTCTCCATCGCCGCGAGCCTGCTGGCCGCCCGGCCCGACGCCCGCTTCTGCCTCGTGCGCAGCGACCGTACGGCGGCCTCGACGATGTTCCTGGAGGAGGTCGCCGACCTCAAGGACCGGTACCCGGCGCGGTTCCAGCTGGTGACGGTCCTCTCCCGGGAGGAGCAGGAGTCGGGGCTGCCCTCCGGGCGGCTGGACGAGGAGCGGCTGGCGGCCTTGCTGCCCGCGCTGCTTCCGGTGGCGGAGGTGACGGGCTGGTTCCTGTGCGGCCCCTACGGTCTGGTGCAGGGCGCGGAGCGGGCCCTGAGCGTGCTCGGCGTCGTCCGGACCCGGGTGCACGAGGAGATCTTCCACGTCGAGGAGCCCACGGCGCCGGCCCGTACGGCGGCCTCGGCGGCCGCCCCGCAGGGGCGGGTCACCGCGCGGCTCGACGGGCGCTCCGGCACCTGGCCCGTCCAGGACGGGGAATCCCTGCTGGACGCGGTGCTGCGCAACCGCGCGGACGCCCCGTACGCGTGCAAGGGCGGGGTCTGCGGCACCTGCCGGGCGTTCCTGGTGTCGGGCGAGGTCCGGATGGACCGGAACTTCGCACTGGAATCCGAGGAGACGGAGGCCGGGTTCGTGCTGGCCTGCCAGTCGCACCCGCTGACGGAGGAAGTGGAGATCGACTTCGACCGCTAG
- the paaD gene encoding 1,2-phenylacetyl-CoA epoxidase subunit PaaD, with translation MVTTDAGVTRLEAELAELAGSVPDPELPVLTLGELGVVRGVRMHEDGHAEVTLTPTYTGCPAIEAMSADIERVLTGHGIPEVRVTTVLAPAWSTDDISAEGRRKLAEFGIAPPRPHAAGGPVPLTLSVRCPNCGSTDTELLSRFSSTACKALRRCTACREPFDHFKEL, from the coding sequence ATGGTGACCACCGACGCCGGAGTGACCCGCCTGGAGGCGGAGCTGGCCGAGCTGGCCGGTTCCGTCCCGGACCCCGAGCTGCCCGTGCTCACCCTCGGCGAGCTCGGCGTGGTGCGCGGCGTGCGGATGCACGAGGACGGCCATGCCGAGGTCACCCTCACGCCCACCTACACCGGCTGCCCGGCCATCGAGGCCATGTCGGCGGACATCGAGCGGGTCCTGACCGGCCACGGCATCCCCGAGGTGCGGGTGACCACCGTGCTCGCCCCCGCCTGGTCGACCGACGACATCAGCGCCGAGGGCCGCCGCAAGCTCGCCGAGTTCGGCATCGCCCCGCCCCGCCCGCACGCGGCCGGCGGACCGGTCCCGCTCACCCTGTCGGTCCGCTGCCCGAACTGCGGATCGACCGACACCGAACTGCTCAGCCGGTTCTCCTCCACCGCATGCAAGGCGCTGCGCCGCTGCACCGCCTGCCGCGAACCGTTCGACCACTTCAAGGAGCTCTAG
- the paaC gene encoding 1,2-phenylacetyl-CoA epoxidase subunit PaaC: MTSTDTGTGTTSTTGTTAAAALALGDDALVLSHRLAEWAGHAPVLEEEVALANIALDLLGQARILLSMAGDEDELAYLREERSFRNLQLVEQPNGDFAHTIARQLYFSFHQHELYGELARGDGPFAPLAAKAVKETAYHRDHAEQWTLRLGDGTEESRLRMRTALDSLWKYTGEMFQPVEGIDGVDWAALEERWLTALTGVLERAGLALPEGPRTGAWAAGAGRQGLHTEPFGRMLAEMQHLHRSHPGASW, from the coding sequence GTGACCAGCACGGACACCGGCACCGGCACGACCAGCACCACCGGCACCACCGCCGCGGCGGCTCTGGCGCTCGGCGACGACGCGCTGGTCCTCTCCCACCGCCTCGCCGAGTGGGCGGGGCACGCCCCCGTCCTGGAGGAGGAGGTCGCCCTGGCGAACATCGCCCTCGACCTGCTCGGCCAGGCCCGCATCCTGCTGTCCATGGCAGGCGACGAGGACGAGCTGGCCTACCTGCGCGAGGAGCGTTCCTTCCGCAACCTCCAGCTGGTCGAGCAGCCGAACGGCGACTTCGCCCACACCATCGCCCGCCAGCTCTACTTCTCCTTCCACCAGCACGAGCTCTACGGGGAGCTGGCCCGCGGGGACGGCCCGTTCGCCCCGCTCGCGGCCAAGGCCGTCAAGGAGACCGCGTACCACCGCGACCACGCCGAGCAGTGGACCCTGCGGCTCGGCGACGGCACCGAGGAGAGCCGGCTCCGCATGCGGACCGCCCTGGACTCCCTGTGGAAGTACACCGGGGAGATGTTCCAGCCGGTCGAGGGGATCGACGGCGTGGACTGGGCCGCCCTGGAAGAGCGCTGGCTGACCGCGCTGACCGGCGTACTGGAGCGGGCCGGTCTCGCCCTGCCCGAGGGGCCGCGCACCGGCGCCTGGGCGGCCGGAGCCGGCCGGCAGGGCCTGCACACCGAACCGTTCGGGCGGATGCTCGCCGAAATGCAGCACCTGCACCGCAGCCACCCGGGGGCGTCATGGTGA
- the paaB gene encoding 1,2-phenylacetyl-CoA epoxidase subunit PaaB, which translates to MTQNWPLWEVFVRSRRGLSHTHAGSLHAPDAEMALRNARDLYTRRGEGISIWVVPSTEITASSPDERDPFFAPSADKPYRHPTFYDIPEGVSHL; encoded by the coding sequence ATGACGCAGAACTGGCCCCTGTGGGAGGTCTTCGTGCGCTCGCGCCGCGGCCTCTCGCACACGCACGCGGGAAGCCTGCACGCCCCCGACGCGGAGATGGCCCTGCGCAACGCCCGCGACCTCTACACGCGGCGCGGTGAGGGAATCTCGATCTGGGTGGTGCCCTCCACCGAGATCACCGCCTCCTCGCCGGACGAGCGGGACCCGTTCTTCGCCCCGTCCGCCGACAAGCCGTACCGGCACCCGACCTTCTACGACATCCCGGAGGGGGTGAGCCACCTGTGA
- the paaA gene encoding 1,2-phenylacetyl-CoA epoxidase subunit PaaA, producing the protein MVAVTPETGPDTALGADRTDGTDMTADLGTQLAAAFDAAVAADERVEPRDWMPDEYRASLVRQMAQHAHSEIIGMQPEANWITRAPSLRRKAILMAKVQDEAGHGLYLYSAAETLGTSRDELLDKLHSGKQKYSSIFNYPTLTWADVGAIGWLVDGAAITNQVPICRCSYGPYARAMVRICKEESFHQRQGYELLLALSQGTEAQHAMAQDAVNRWWWPSLMMFGPPDDESAHSAQSMAWRIKRHSNDELRQRFVDIAVPQAESLGLTLPDPDLKWNEERGHHDFGAIDWAEFWDVLKGNGPCNEQRIGQRRTAHEEGAWVRDAAAAYADKQAARQAAANAEQNEEARV; encoded by the coding sequence ATGGTGGCAGTGACCCCGGAGACGGGACCGGACACGGCCCTCGGGGCAGACAGGACGGACGGGACGGACATGACTGCTGACCTGGGCACACAGCTCGCGGCGGCGTTCGACGCGGCCGTGGCGGCGGACGAGCGCGTGGAGCCGCGCGACTGGATGCCCGACGAGTACCGCGCCTCACTGGTCCGTCAGATGGCACAGCACGCCCACTCCGAGATCATCGGCATGCAGCCCGAGGCCAACTGGATCACGCGCGCGCCCTCGCTGCGCCGCAAGGCGATCCTGATGGCCAAGGTGCAGGACGAGGCCGGCCACGGGCTGTACCTCTACAGCGCGGCCGAGACGCTCGGCACCAGCCGCGACGAGCTGCTCGACAAGCTGCACTCGGGGAAGCAGAAGTACTCCTCGATCTTCAACTACCCCACCCTGACCTGGGCGGACGTCGGCGCGATCGGCTGGCTCGTGGACGGCGCGGCGATCACCAACCAGGTGCCGATCTGCCGCTGCTCCTACGGGCCCTACGCACGCGCCATGGTCCGGATCTGCAAGGAGGAGTCCTTCCACCAGCGCCAGGGGTACGAGCTGCTCCTCGCCCTCTCGCAGGGCACCGAGGCCCAGCACGCGATGGCGCAGGACGCGGTGAACCGCTGGTGGTGGCCCTCGCTGATGATGTTCGGCCCGCCGGACGACGAGTCGGCGCACTCGGCGCAGTCGATGGCCTGGCGGATCAAGCGCCACTCGAACGACGAGCTGCGCCAGCGGTTCGTGGACATCGCCGTCCCGCAGGCCGAGTCCCTCGGCCTGACCCTGCCCGACCCGGACCTGAAGTGGAACGAGGAGCGCGGGCACCACGACTTCGGCGCCATCGACTGGGCCGAGTTCTGGGACGTGCTCAAGGGCAACGGCCCCTGCAACGAGCAGCGGATCGGCCAGCGGCGCACGGCCCACGAGGAAGGCGCCTGGGTGCGCGACGCGGCCGCGGCGTATGCGGACAAGCAGGCGGCAAGGCAAGCGGCGGCGAACGCCGAACAGAACGAGGAGGCACGGGTATGA